The DNA segment TGGCGTTGTGTGACTCCTTTCACACGATAACTATCTGTGGAACGGGCTCATGACACCGTGACTGACACATAGCACATGGGTGAATCTAGTCAAACGTGCATATCATCCCACACTACCACAGGACGTAGTAAAAATGGTACAAACATTTCAAGCGAGCAACGTTGCCACTGATTGCATGTGGCAAGCGCTTGCATTTTGGGGAAATATTTTGATGCAGCTTCATCTACATCCGTCCACATCCGTCTTTTTCAGTGCTGCAGTATGATTTTGGTGACGGGTCTTGCTTTTACTTACACCGTACATACCACATCCCACACGAGCAGCAGAAGCACTCTAATGCAGTTTGAGCAATATTTTGTGTTGTTCGTAAATATTCCCTCAGTGCATTGCCTGGAATGACCTCCTAGTgcaacattttatttattttatgcacCCACACCTCCATCACCATTCATGCCATACAATACGTGTGCATTCGCTGAGTGCTACCGTGCATCTCCGCACACAATGCAGCTTCAGCTGCTGAAGAATTTTGGGATTCTAAACGAAGATTCATCGCCGTGGGACATCTCACCTTCCGGCCCCTAGCTATCTGAATCAAGCGAATCCCATCCGTCCCGTCCGAATCTCACATCAATTTCCCTTTCATCTGCTCGCTTTCGCTCATCTTCAAGTGCAAACACTCGTAAATCCGTTGTGTAAACATGCATCCAGATGTAGACGGACATGTGCCTTCACAAGGCAGCCACTCGGGAGGTTACAAACCGAGAGCACACATCCTCAGAGTGTGTGAAGAAGCGTAAATTCTAGCGAAATGTGTCATGAATATTAACAGCTGGCGAAAGATGTACGACGATGTGATCTAGCGTTTCCGTTgcgattttttgttggctACAACAAATACATTTGGCTATTGCGATTCTATTCATGCATCGTGATGTTGCTATCCCCCCAAAAAGTTAACTGTGTTTACtgaaattgaaaaagaaatgGCGTTTTGAAGACAATTTTGTTGCTATCATTCCATCACATTAGAATCCTGATGGATACAAATTGAACAAAACAGTAATTAAACGACCTTTCATGAAGGGTGCTGGTTAAGAGCCGGAGTAGTTCATTGTACGACATGCTCTATCACTCTTACGGTTGGCATGGTTTTTAGATTTTAGATGGGATCGGAGCTCAATTTATTGAGATTTTGTTCTGCCAAACCATCCATGCGTGACGATGCAACCTGTGACATAGGATCAAGCTTAAACCTATAATTTTTCATCTACCGGTACCATAAGTGAGTGAAACTTGAAACATACACTATGCCTAAGTCTCGACACGGTAGTATAGATGGTATATTGTTTAAGCTTAAGGGAATGTTGGTTTTATACACACTCTGCTGCTTTCGCAGGGCGATTGATGACAAAGAGTTGTGAATATCCTATCTTTGGACACCTTCATCAGCAGTCAAGCTCCAACATCAGCGGATGCTTGCAAACTTGCAGCATTGTAGTATGTGTAGGTTATTTAAGGTTGTGAATTGGCTATTGCTTTGAGAACCAATCTTATATCATGTCTATGTATAAGAAGGCTAAGTTTAAAATGGACCATTATTTTGAGGATAATTATCACtgataatattattattaatttatttctgcTAATTAAATCATCATCATACCTTCCCATCGTCAATAGATCAAAGCATAACCAATTCCGATTGCCTTTCTTCACAATTAATTGACTTCAATCGTTCTCcctcactctttctcttttaGTGATCTGCAGGGCAATAACATCAGTGTCATCTACGAGTCGGACTTCCAAGGATTGGCGAAGCTGCGAATACTGTAAGTAAAGTTTTGCTATGTCTTTGCCCTTGCGTCTCCCCCATTTTAGGCTATTCTTAAAATTGAATTCACTTCCTAGCACACTATTAACACAGTCATCGAAGTAAAAAGTTGTCGTCTAAGATGCAGAAACGATAAAACAACCAGGACGTTGGTTGCCAGCTTCCTTCAGCGCACAGTGGAACGTCTCgcagtaattaaataaaatccgAAATTCCCCTCCATAAAACTGGGCGAACTATCACAGCAACACGGTCCCGGTACGCATTGTTTCCCCCCTTGAGTGTCGCTCTTCACGAAGACCGCCTTATTGACCCGAACTCCGGACGTCGTATGGGAATGGCGAGAGAACGACTCTTTTTAAACTAATTACACCACAACCGTGAACATGCACAGCGACAAGTGAAAACCACCGATAGAATGGTCTTCACCGCTTCGGTTGCAACTTCCGCTGGTCGGATGGTTTTAATAGTGTTACGCGAAGTGCTTTCCAAAATTACCCCAGCCCTGAAGCTGTCTGACGTTTACGATCAACGATAGACATCCGGTGGAAGCGGGACGGAAATGAAGTTACCCCGTGTGTAGTTAAACTTGCCCGACGGAATGTTGCCACCCATATTGGTTCGAGATTTCCTCCTGTACCAACGTTTACTGGTAGTGTTGAACGACGCAATGAACAGTGTTAGAATCGGCAGCATATTGGACTAGTTGACTTGTGACTTTAACAACGAAAAAGCATAATGATGTAACTACGAAATTAACATCAAAATATCATCAAAATCGTTTTGTGAGAGCTTCCAATACATCCGGGAATGAAATATGCATTCATCCCGATCACAGCGATAGTGTTGAGATCATTAGCGGCGTTTGCTAATCAATAGACACCATGCAGCACAACATGGCGCTCTGGCGACGGATGAATCCATAAAAACGCAAATGACCCTGCGGTCCAGACGTGCCGAAGTGACACTGTTTAGTGTCGccataaaaatgtattatttcACCACACGCAGCCCCAAAGGTTCGAATGATTTACTCTCATGAgctccacacacatacagttcATCGAAGCTTCGACTCATCGGCAACACCAGCTCATTATTCAAATGTGCAACCCTCGAGAGGACAAAGATTTACGGATTCGAGTCATTTCTGCGCCTTTCCCCATCATCCATCCGTTGCccatttatttatcattttaatcgATTCCCAATCATTCTCCCTAACTTTCATCGATTTAATCTGCGTCGATGGTGGTGATGTATAATACTGGTCCACTGCACAGCGGGCATGTCGAGGTGTTTTACCCCAAGAGAGAACCAGTTGGACATCGGCCAAATCACTTCAACGTTGAAACAACTGTCCCACTTTCACTGAGGACAGGGAATTTGATCGGTTGGGCATTGTGTTAGCTGTTCATTAATTTACATAAGTTTGTTTCTCATCGCCCTGGTGCTTCATTGCTTCCCAAATGAACACAAAAAGCAGATGAAATAGATCTCTCTCAATCGTATCTGCCTCCCACTGCGAGGCTCATAAGTTTTAAGTAATTACTCTGATCACCAAAAAATACCTCTCCTTGGACTCAGGACGTAccgaaaatgtatttttaccCGTTTTGGAATTGTCCTCGAATCATCTTTACCTTTCATGGAGTAAATGATGAAATATTAATCCACCCCAAAACACCCCGGTAACACACAAAACTGGACACCAGATGGGATAGCACGTGACGCTGTATGGAGTTGTCGGAAAGGAAACgtgcttcttttattttaccgAATTTGGAATAATTTTATGACCGTCCGACCTCAACCCATTAGTGAGGTTTAGAGTTACATCGATGGCGAAGCTGTTATTTAGTCACCGGAAATGGTGGTACGCTACCTTTCACACTGACACAAGATAAGGCAAATAAGAAGAAATAGTATTCAAATTGACACGGTCGCTTAAAAGATAACTCGTTTCCGGTGACGTTCGTATCACACGTTCAATCGTCGCGCCATACTTATTGCAAGGCTGGTAGGAAATGGATtcgatttcaattaatttataattcaAATACAATATCGCTACCAAGTGCTTCCATGAAGCCGTACGGTGTTTATGGAGTTATTTTTGGAACCGAATGACGTTTGTAATTAGTCGTCACTTTCGCCATTCCGTTGTTTACACTGTACGACAAAGGGGTTTCTTTGCTGTTAAATAAACCAACATTTCTGCATCCTGATTGAGTTTTAATTAAGGATTTGAAATGATTTCGTATGGTGTTCAAATTGCAATTATGACAACTCTGATTGAGCTTGTAATTCGCTCGTATTAATTTAAGTACAAAATCCTTAAACTGAAGGCATTCTAAGAGCAAGCTACAGTATTTACATAGAGAATTATAACAACTTCCAGAGGTCTACATGTATTCTCTTACAAAGCTCTGTTTTCAATCACACATCCACCAGTCACCAAAAACATATGCTAATGCTACAatcaaattaatatttataagTAAGCGGATTCTTTTAAGTTTCCCGCGTGCTATCACTCACTCCGTCGGCGAAGCGGATGTCACTTACATTCAAACAACTTCATTTGCCTTCCGGAATGAAGAATTTCACCATTTTACAGATGTCAGTAGCATTAATCAATATTCATTAAACATTTTGAATATAATCTCAGCTATCACATGATATaacaaaaatgtatgttttttgcGTCAAATCTTTAATTCAATGTGTTATAAATTTACAGGCAACTGACAGACAACCACATCTACACCATCGAAAAGGATGCCTTGCACGATCTGATCTCGCTGGAGAGATTGTAagttatgattttatttctacCTAGCCTTATTATCTATTCCAACCCGTCCTCTCTTCGATCGCCCGCATTCTTTCCCTAATACAATCCTACTTGCACCTACACAAACCAACCATCTGGTCCATCAGTCGCTAAATCCGGGCTGACAGGCACCGCCACAGCTTTTTGCTCTACCGACACTCCAAATACCAACCGACGGATTCGATTCATATTAACCAACACaaatcaaatgtcaaatcacCTGTCCGCCGTGTTGAATATTACCTGTCGCAGTCAATCAGTCAACTTTATGCGTAGGTTTTCACAATTCGGTGGTTTTGTGCAAATTCTACCCTGTGTCAATGGAAATATTATGACACAGGTTGTTATTCGATTGCTACATATCACATAGTGTTGTTTGCTTGCGGCTGCAACGTTGTCTCCAATTAGAAACACATGGTTTCTTCCTATTCCAATATTACACTCAGCTGCAACACCATCAAatcgttgtatttttttgtgagttttttgaTGTTTGATCTGAACACCAGAGTTGCAGACCGTTTAGtattaatttatgcacactttGCTGTTGTTAGGTAGGCTTTATTTACAACTATTTTACGTCGAAAGGTGCCAAGGGCATAATAAAATAACTTGAATTATTAGATCCACCCCGCGTGGTAACGGCcaatttgcaatattttttattcgatATAGCGTGGTTCCTATCGTTGTTGTGATGGTCTTTATCGATGAATCCGAAAATAGACAATCGATTCATGAGACAGGTATCATTGGAGCTTAAAATTTATGACATTTGATAAGCAATGATGATAATTGGTTGTGTTTGTGCCATGATATTTctacaaaatacaaattaattAAGATAGTATACCTCACACTTCACAACCTACAAAACAATTTTTAGAAAGAATCgaattaatttcaaaaacagtacagaaaagaaaatctccaaataaaactataataagtttaaaataaaaataacaaaatcaaaagaagtttaatcaattttattaTACATTATaacgattatttttttattacgatACATATGATATAGACGACCTATGATTGTAGTAAATATTTTGATTCGCCGCTGGTGGTCACCTGACAACAACCCACGACTCTCTTGTTGACCacacaaataaaagaaaatcaatGTGGAAGAAATGAAACTAACAATCGCTTGCCCCAATGCGATTGGGAATCGATTTCCGTTAATTATCTGAAACCTCGTTTTTATCGTTCATCTTACGATCATCTTGACGTAATTGATCACGCCTTCCTTGCGTTCCGAAGCTACAAAGAAACATCAATATCGCTTAGCAAAGCAAATTCATATTCGCCTCCATCACTTTGCTTCCGGCGAGGGCAAGCTGACGCCCGAAAAGGGTACGGGACAGGGAACTGGCGTCAGCAATAATCAACAGTGGGTGGACTCCTTTTACTGTGACATATCTTTAATTAAGTTTCGACGACACAGCGACTGGTTTAACGACCATCACTACACAAGCTACGCTCACTCGCTTGTTTCAATCGTTTCTCTTTCGTCCTTCTTGTCACAAGATTTGCTTACTTTTGTCTTATTTTCATCACTCTTataattattatgattttatgttccgtttctttccttttttcaggCGACTTAATAGCAATCGCTTAAAATCTATACCAGATAATTTTTTATCCAGTGCCGCTAATTTATTACGATTGTAAGTAGTAGTTTGTAGTGATTTATTTCCGTTcaatgtatgtttttgttttcctttcttgtctgtgtgttttgtgttaatCTGTTAAGCAAATGTATAGtcatttgtttccttttgttCAGCAAGTCAAAGTCATTAGACCGAAAGCTGCTTAGACATTTTCAAAGCAGATCGATTCTAATTAGCGACAAGATTTGGCTTTCCCcttgttgttttatgttttgtttttttttttttttggcaaattaatttgattttagtatttttttatattttgttaatGGACAAACGCTTTTCAGTCTTTCGTATGCATGCAATACAAATTAGTTTTTggcttttatgtttttgaagcatcttttgttttgcatatttGGCTCCCACTCTATGTTGAACAGTCTCAGAGGTTTAAGTTTGCATGATTAACGACACCAAAACCgaagacttttttttattgataattGTCATTTGTTAACATTTATCTTACGTTTGCACACTGTTGTGATATCTTTTCTAATTTATGTTAATGGATCTAATCGACGATTGATAGCATGATTGATGTTGCTCAATGTGTCGTTTTGCCGTTCTATATGATGCGAACAGTAACATTCAATcggaacaaaacacaacacatgcaTCCAAAATATATAAAGCCTAGAATAGCATTTAGTGTCTCTCAAATTCAACTCGTAACTCACTTACGATTACGCCTCAGTAGCTGGATGACAACAGCCACTGAATCATGAATTCACGCAAACATTCACATTTACAGGGATCTGTCACACAATGCACTCACTGCCGTACCGAAACGTGCGTTCAAGGGAGCACCGGCGCTGCGCAGTCTTCAGCTGGACAACAACCAAATCACCTGCCTGGATGAAGGTGCCGTGAAAGGACTAACAGAGCTGGAGATACTGTAAGTACAAAGCCAGCAGTTCACCAGTGGCTGTTCAAATGAAATTACTTCCGAGCACAACAACTCCAATGCGGTGGTTCCTTTCTTTTacctttcgttttcatttcatttcatcgcGATCCTGCAGGAccttaaataataataacatcaCCACGCTTCCGCGCGACATGTTTGCCGGAATGCCACGCCTGCGAGCGctgcgcctttcggagaaccCGTTTGCGTGCGATTGTCATCTTTCCTGGTTGGCACGGTATCTGAAGAATGCATCACGTCTGGCACCGTACACTCGGTGCCATTCGCCCGGTCAGCTCAAGGGCCAGAATGTGGCGGATCTGCACGAGCAGGACTTCAAATGTTCCGGTAAGTGTGCGGACGGCCAACGCGAACGGTCAGTCCTAATTCAGGTGTGTTGAACGACGCAGGCGACGCTGGAATTCAGTTCAGACTGGAGTGCCACataattgttgtttgttctgAGCCGTGGGTGCACCATGGGATGGACTTATATGGCTGTCTAGAGTATACTTCAACATGGAAAACACGCaatgtgtttggttttttccCCTTCGTCAGTACGGTACAAAGTAGGGCTTGTCTCGGATGTTCCCTATAGTGAGGTTCATCCAGGCTGGGACATTGTATGGAAGCGGCCTTCGACACAACAGAAAGGACCATTGGCACCCAACGATGACAGTACAGTAACTACTATGTCCCTTGGAACACTGCATTGCTCCAATTATGTTCATCCAATCAACCTCAAACTAATTTGTCGTCCGATTGGTCGACCGCCATTGGAGAGTGGTCCACAACTCTtctgtaataaaattaatcgCAAGGACTTTGTTTACGTTGAGGTgtttatgaaaaaaacaacgaatgtGATTCACAATTTTGCCATAGGATTTAGAATAATGTTATAAtactttcatttattttttacaatattgTCATTCTACACGTTCAATAGCTTATtcataaaatgcaaaaagtCCTCCAGACCCCTGAAAATTAACTCACGTCTCTATTGAAGCTTCCAACgaataattacattttttattatgcAGCACACGCAAATTGCGTTGCGGTTTCTTCgtgttcattattattattattattcattattattacGGACCCACACTGCAACGAGCTTTTACGTTCAAACACGTCGTCCGACACTTGGCATGGCGAAACCATATCAAACGTGATACGACACTAATTTATTTTCCCCAGCATTCTAATGAAGTTGCCAACAACGACAtcatggtggaaaatgtttttttccacactttttacacacacacttacggATGCAAATTGCATTCAAAAATAATCTCTGCCGTGTACCAAGTGCTGGATAAAAGCGTCAGCTTTCGGATGATGGAAACAAtacaaaatggaaataaaagtcCTACAGTAGATTTAAACCAATCAAATCCGCCACGGTTCAACCACGAGAGCTATCAGCTTTTGTGGACGCATCATTTGAAATGGTACGCATTCAAAAGCAGGTCAAATTGAGGATTTGGTTGAACCGCATCTAAACGCTATACGTGTGCCGCACGATTGAGTGATTCAGGAAAGGCAAATTTTACTGCAAATGGGTCTATTAAACGTTGCACCTGCACTACGACCGCTGCATTTCCGCGTGTAGTTCCTCTTACTTCAGGGGAATAAACTCATAAACCTCATACTCATCACCTGTACCTGCCATCCACATCATCACACAGCCCAAATGGTGTGGGTCGGTGGGTAAGGACCGCGAAAACCAGAAGCAATCTGGACACTGGGCACAACATCACTGCCTGCATAGAACGCAACAACATAGCCCGAGGACCACACTGTGTTCACACTTTCGCGAACCCATTTTGCACAGCTACCAAACACTTCCTCCGTACGTGACACTCATGAATATGTAAATGTTAATTTATGCCacctccgtgtgtgtgtgctcagcTCTGGAAAGGGCAACGGATAACGCATTCTCGTTTGGGGGGTTTTGGTTTGCGATTTTCACACTTCACGCAGTGCAGTGTTACAAAGATGAAAAGCACGTCATGGGCTAGAATTTGcccacgctcacacacacacattcacgcctTTGGATCAATGAAATCAAATTAGTGGAAAAATAATCGTCCAACCGAACCGGCCCAAAGTGAACTTTTCCGACGCAGTCTGCCGACGTGTCTAGACGCGAGGCAATCGATTACAACTCGTGCATTAttgtgtgtccttttttaACTGTCAGTACCATTAAAATAATGCACGACCTAATTCGATACGAAGTAGAGGCTCGTTGAGAAAGCATTAGAGGTTTGCTAATAGTCACATATGACTCCATAAAACTCGATTACCACCACATGGCGACGGGGACATAATTGGTCTCTATTATCCTTTTTACGCAATTGCTTACTTCACACTGCAAAACACGTATTCATGCTCTAGTGAGCCAATACTAACGTCTAGGCGAGTGTAAAAAAGCTATTACATCGTGTTGAATGAAATCTAACATAAACGTTTTTTGTATAAGTGTTTATTTATGGAAATATTGCACAATTTACAATGGAGAGGAGCTCAAttacaacaacatcagcaatATGTTGCGCTGTTAACATTAGAATACTTCCATGAACTGCTACAATGAACCACATCTTGTTTAAATCGATGTTTAATTGCAACAACCCCAAACTTCATGAGATAGAACAAACAACGCACTTTAAAATGTTATTAAATCAGAGTGAGAGCTTTAAAAGTTAATCCATTACgcaaaattaaatcaaatcacGCCCAAGCAGCCAAATTTTAGCTCTAACGctgtttattatttatcaatACGCAGGCCTCACCGAGAACGCACCGATGGAGTGTGGCGGTCGAAGCCTCTGTCCCCATCCGTGCCGCTGTGCCGACGGAATTGTCGACTGTCGGGAGAAAAGTCTTACCACCGTACCGTCCACGCTACCGGAGGACACAACTGAGCTGtaagtgtttctttttttttatgttactgTCGCCATCTCCCGGGACGCTTTGGACATTATAATATGTAATCTAAATATTTTTACAGCCGGCTCGAGCAGAACTACATCACCGAAATTCCACCGAAAGCGTTCGCTAACCACCGGCGCCTTAAGCGGATAGACTTGTCAAATAACAATATTTCGCGAGTCGCCTACGATGCCTTCAGCGGGCTGAAGTCCTTAACGTCGCTGTAAGTATGCGAAGACGCGGAATCCGGAAACGGTGTCCCACTTCCTAGAACACAACCCCAAAAATCTGAGCTACACGAGTAGGACGTTAAATTCTTATCATAAGTAAACAGAGCCGCCGCTCCCATCCTCTCTGCTGTTTGTGTCTATAAAAAGCTCTCAGCCGTGGAATCAACCGCTCCGAACACTATCTCAAGCTCATTCGCTCCCCCTCCTGACTAACGTCTTCTTTTGCATGCATTGGTGACCATTTGCAGCGTTCTTTATGGTAATAAAATTAAGGATTTACCGGCGAGCGTTTTCAAAGGATTAACCTCACTCCAGCTGCTACTGCTGAACGCGAACGAAATCAGTTGCGTGCGAAGAGACGCTTTCAAGGATCTGCATAATCTCAGCCTTTTGTCACTGTACGATAACAACATCCAGTCGCTGGCCAACGGAACGTTCGACTCTCTGCGAAGCATCCAAACGCTGTAAGTATCGTCATTCGGTGTGAACGGGCGGCACACCGCCCTCTGTGATCCGTGCGTCACCAAAACGTGTTCCTCCTGACCTGCGGCTTTTTGTCGGTTCTTTCTTGCAGACATTTGGCACGCAATCCCTTCATTTGTGATTGCAATCTTCGCTGGCTGGGCGATTATCTACACCAGAATCCGATCGAAACCAGCGGTGCCAAGTGCGACGCACCGAAGCGTATGCAGCGCCGCCGGATTGAAGCTTTGAAGGATGAAAAGTTTAAATGTAAGCTTTTGCGGTGCTGATTCCGCACGCCACTAATCCTCGCTCTTCAAAAGAGGTTTATAacgcctttctttttttgtttacttcgCTGTTTTCGCACACCCAGGCACGGATGATTACAGCAAGATCAAGTACTCGGGCGAATGCCGCATGGACCAGGAGTGCCCGGCCGCCTGTCATTGCGATCGGACGACGGTTGACTGTTCCGGGCGAGGGTTGAAAGAAATCCCGCGTGACATTCCGCTCTACACCACGGAACTGTAAGTGGCTGTTCCTGTACGGCATACTTGTTGAGATGATGTTTCGCCGAAGATGGAGATTTTCACTAACCTATCTTCTCAACATTTCCTCACCAGCCTGCTCAACGATAACGAGCTTAATCGCATCAAGTCGGATGGACTGTTCGGTCGGCTGCCAAATCTGGCAAAGCTGGATTTGCGCCGAAATCAGATATCCGGCATCgaaccgaacgcgttcgaggGTGCCACCCGGATACAGGAGCTGTTTTTGAGTGAAAACAAAATCGCCGAAGTGCACAACAAGATGTTCCTGGGGCTTCATCAGCTCAAGACACTGTAAGGGAAAGCATTTTTCCGTTGAAAAATGGTCGAAATCGGTTGCTGACATGTGTTTTCttatctgtgttttttttcttccatagATCACTTTACGATAACATCATTACCTGCGTTATGCCCGGTTCGTTTGACTACCTGACGTCTCTGACACAGCTGTAAGTGCCTTCGGTAATCTGCACTCGAAGGATTACACGAGCCAAGCACATTGCTCCGGTggtacgggtttttttttaaacatgtttCTTCGTTCCTTCCCAGAAATCTGGCCTCGAATCCGTTCCGGTGCAACTGCCATCTTGCCTGGTTCTCGGACTGGCTGCGCAAGAAGCAGCTGAATGGGCCGCCGGCCCGTTGCACTTCCCCGTCGAAGGTGCGCGACGTGCCGATCAAGGATTTGCCACACTTTGACTTTAAGTGCACCTCCGACATGGATCAGGGCTGTCTCGGCGAGGGTTACTGCCCGCCGTCCTGCACCTGCACCGGCACGGTGGTGCGTTGCTCCCGCAACAAGCTGAAGGAAATCCCCAAATCCATCCCGGCCGAAACGACGGAGCTGTACCTCGAGTCGAACGAAATCTCGATGATACATTCCAATCGCATCAGCCACCTGAAAGCACTTACCAGATTGTAAGATACGCAACTGCAACGATGCTGAAAAGAACAGGCGAGTGTTAATGTGCAATCTTTTACCATTTTCCCCCACAGGGATTTAAGCAACAACCAGATCGGAATACTGTCCAACCACACCTTTGCAAATCTAAGCAAACTCTCGACACTGTAAGTTTTGTTACAATCTACCTTAAACGTTCAGTCACTCGTTTATTCAGCACAATTCCAATTCAATTTTGCGTCGGTTTTTCAGCATCATAAGCTACAACAATCTGCAGTGCGTTCAGAAGTACGCTCTTGCCGGGCTGACCAACCTGAAAGTGCTTTCGCTGCACGGGAACAAAATTTCGATGATTCCGGAGGGTACCTTCAATGATTTGCAATCAATTACGCACATGTATGTATTCGGTACCGAGTGTCAGGACGCCCGGAAGGCAAATTGATAATCATAtccttttacttttactttccTCCCCACACAATCTCACACACAGTGCCCTTGGCAGCAATCCGCTCTACTGTGACTGCTCCCTTCGCTGGCTGTCCGAGTGGGTTAAGCGGGACTACGTGGAGCCGGGCATTGCGCGCTGTGCCGAGCCGGAACCGATGAAGGATAAGCTCATCCTATCGACACCGGCCGCCCAGTTCGTTTGCTCCGGCAAGGTAAGCAACGAAATACTGTCCAAGTGCGACGCTTGCTACACGTTCCCGTGCAAGAACGAGGCGACGTGCAGTGCGCTGCCGGAGCGGCAGTACGAGTGCAAGTGCAAGCCCGGCTACCACGGGACGCACTGCGAGTTTATGATTGACGCGTGCTATGGCAATCCGTGCCGCAACAACGGTACCTGC comes from the Anopheles coluzzii chromosome 2, AcolN3, whole genome shotgun sequence genome and includes:
- the LOC120948718 gene encoding protein slit isoform X1, producing MMMTKRGIWSGPQFKMLMLLTVTVVLALVVPSNEEPYGGGGGYFGAETRCPRLCSCTGTTVDCSHRGLTQVPRKIPSETDRLDLQGNNISVIYESDFQGLAKLRILQLTDNHIYTIEKDALHDLISLERLRLNSNRLKSIPDNFLSSAANLLRLDLSHNALTAVPKRAFKGAPALRSLQLDNNQITCLDEGAVKGLTELEILTLNNNNITTLPRDMFAGMPRLRALRLSENPFACDCHLSWLARYLKNASRLAPYTRCHSPGQLKGQNVADLHEQDFKCSGLTENAPMECGGRSLCPHPCRCADGIVDCREKSLTTVPSTLPEDTTELRLEQNYITEIPPKAFANHRRLKRIDLSNNNISRVAYDAFSGLKSLTSLVLYGNKIKDLPASVFKGLTSLQLLLLNANEISCVRRDAFKDLHNLSLLSLYDNNIQSLANGTFDSLRSIQTLHLARNPFICDCNLRWLGDYLHQNPIETSGAKCDAPKRMQRRRIEALKDEKFKCTDDYSKIKYSGECRMDQECPAACHCDRTTVDCSGRGLKEIPRDIPLYTTELLLNDNELNRIKSDGLFGRLPNLAKLDLRRNQISGIEPNAFEGATRIQELFLSENKIAEVHNKMFLGLHQLKTLSLYDNIITCVMPGSFDYLTSLTQLNLASNPFRCNCHLAWFSDWLRKKQLNGPPARCTSPSKVRDVPIKDLPHFDFKCTSDMDQGCLGEGYCPPSCTCTGTVVRCSRNKLKEIPKSIPAETTELYLESNEISMIHSNRISHLKALTRLDLSNNQIGILSNHTFANLSKLSTLIISYNNLQCVQKYALAGLTNLKVLSLHGNKISMIPEGTFNDLQSITHIALGSNPLYCDCSLRWLSEWVKRDYVEPGIARCAEPEPMKDKLILSTPAAQFVCSGKVSNEILSKCDACYTFPCKNEATCSALPERQYECKCKPGYHGTHCEFMIDACYGNPCRNNGTCTVLEEGRFSCHCLQGYTGSRCEVNIDDCVGHKCQNNGTCVDGVNSYSCSCAASFTGEYCESKIEFCGKDFNPCQNGAKCVDHTTHYSCDCLPGYRGLNCTDNIDDCVNHMCQNGGTCVDGINDYTCKCPHEFTGKFCEGAPMVAMMYPQTSPCQQHECKFGVCFQPNPSSADYICKCAPGYSGKRCEYLTSLTFLHNNSFVELEPLRTKPEANVTIVFSSTQQNGVLMYDGHNEHLAVELFNGRIRVSYDVGNDPVSTMYSFEMVADGKYHLVELLAIKKNFTLRVDRGLARSIINEGSKDYLKLSSPMYLGGLPAEPGQQAYKQWHLRNLTSFKGCMKEVWINHKQVDFLNAARQQKITPGCALLEPDSEGEMDDEFMQETPVILKEVNPCENHQCKRGGKCVPNGKGGYTCKCKKGTKGKYCDQGEGSVSLVIDEDPFKTSSSAASTCRKEQVREYYTENDCRSRQPLKYAKCVGGCGNQCCAAKVVRRRKVRMVCSNNTKYVKQLDIVRKCHCTKKCY